The Gammaproteobacteria bacterium genome includes a window with the following:
- the yidD gene encoding membrane protein insertion efficiency factor YidD produces GRHCRFQPSCSAYAEEAYRRHGLVSGTCLTLRRVSRCHPWHAGGWDPVPRELTKREHS; encoded by the coding sequence TCGGCCGTCATTGCCGCTTCCAGCCTTCCTGTTCCGCCTACGCGGAAGAAGCATACCGGCGCCACGGCCTGGTCAGCGGCACCTGTCTGACCTTGCGCCGCGTCAGCCGCTGCCATCCCTGGCATGCCGGCGGCTGGGATCCCGTGCCACGCGAACTGACAAAACGTGAACATTCATAA